The Planctomycetota bacterium sequence CGAAGGTCGCGCGCCCGACGTGGCGCTGGTCGAAGCGATCCGCGAGTTCCCCGAAGCGATCGTCTTTCCCGAGGTGACCGACGGCAAGGTCTTTGGCATGCTCTGCGAGCAGGTCAACGAAGGACACATGATCATCGCCGGCCTCCGCGCCCGCGAAGTGGGCGAAGCGCTGCTCAAGGTGCTGATGCTCAAGATTCCGATCAAGGTCGTCGGCAGCACGGTGACCGCGGTCGTCAACCAGCGGTTGGTCCGCAAGCTATGCACCGATTGCCGCGAGGCCTACGACGCCACGCCGCAGATGCTGCAACAGTTCCGGCTGCCCGCCGACAAGGTGACCCAATTCTATCGGCCGCCCCAAGCGGACGCCGCGGGCAAAAAGAAGGCCGAGTGCAAATCATGCGGCGGCACCGGATACCGTGGCGTGACGGGGCTGGTCGAGGTGTTGTTCATGAACGACGCCATGCGAGCCGCGCTGGCCAATCTGCCCAAGGTCGAACCGGCCAAGCACGTCGACTACCTGCGCCAGTCGGCACAGAAAGCCGGCATGCGCACGCTGCAAGAAGAAGGCATCGTGCTGCTGGCCCAAGGCATCACGTCGCTGCCAGAACTAAAACGCGCCCTGACCGAGAAAGAATAAGACCGTACGTGACTAAGATAAGTCCCCCAATGCCTAAATCCCAATGACCAAGAAGAGAAATATCTGTCGTTCGATTAGCTACCAAGGCTTTGGTCATTGGTCATTGGGACTTGAGGATTAGAACACCGACCGCCCCTGCGTATTCGACATTCTGGTTTCGTCATTCGGATTTTGAAAAGAACATGTCCATCATCTATCCCGTCCTGCTGCTGTTGATCCCCTTTGCCACGTTCGGATTGATGCGTCCGGCCGGACTGTGGGGAAACCTGATCGCGCTGGTCAATCTGTTGATAGCGGCGCTGTTGGCGATGAACTATTTCGAGTGGGCGGCCGGGTTCCTGGTCGACATGATGCCGTCGCTGGCTTATTACGCTGACTTCATGGCCCTGTGGGGGATCTTCGCCGGCGTGGCGTTTCTGCTCAAGGCAATCACTGACCGAGTGTCGCTGGTCCGGGTCCGATTCTCCAAGCCGGTCGAAGGCCTCGGCAATGCCGCGGCGCTGCTGGCGATTGGCTGGCTGATGCTCTGCTTCACGGCCGCGTCGATTCACGTGGCGCCGCTGGGGCGGACGGCCGTATTCGATGGCTTCACGCCGACGCAGGGCGCGCTGTGGGGCATGTTCCCCGATCGGCTCTGGCTGGGCCTAGTCCAGCGCACGTCCGAGGGGGCGTTCGCCGACGGCGAAATCTTCGACAAGGACGGCTCATTCCTGGTCCGCTACGCCGCCCGCCGCGAACTCTTTGAACGCCCCACGCCGAAGGCGCCCTAGGCGTCATTTCGCCACCGAGGCACTGAGACACGGAGGTCTGCACGGAGGGGACTTTGAAGAGGAAATGATGAGTGCTGAGTGAGGAGTGATGAATGGGGAGTGGCGCGCGGGCCATTGGCCCTGCGACGAAACCGACAAGCGTGGCTCCTTCCACTTTCTACTTTCTGTACTCTCCTCTCTCATTCCCCCTCTCCTCTGCCTCCCTGCATTTCCCCTCCGTGCAAACCTCCGTGCCTCTGTGTCTCCGTGGCTAATCCCCTCCGCCGAGCACGTCGCGCAATTTAAAGTGGAACTTCCCCAGCTTGCCGCCGTAGTTGCCGGCGCCGATCCTCGCCACGTCCGGCCCCGTGGCTGCCCGCACGGCCGCCGCCATTGCGCGGGCCACGGCCGCTTCGTCGATGCCGTCGATCACCACTTCCAAGGCGTGATTCGCGGCCGGGTGCAACTGCGTCTCGACTTGGCCGCGCAGCGTCGGGCAATAGGCCTCGGCCGTGCTGGCTCGCAGCTTCTTGTAGCGCGAGCCGACCTTGCTGCCGCTGCGAGCCACGCCGCCGGGAAAGGGCGTGATCACGCCGGCCATCTCGGCCAGCGAGGCCACCGCACGGCGGGCCGAGGACAAAGCCGCGTCAAGTGCAGCCGCCTGGATGATCAGATTGCCGCCCGCCACTCCCTTGCCGACGCCGACGTAATCCTCGGCTAGGAACTCGCCGTCCATCACCGGCACGCGCCAATAGCGGCGGCCAGCCAACTTCTTACTGCGCTGAAAACCATCGCCGAAATAGCGAATGTGCTTGCCGAGCGCGATTCGTTCTTCGGCGTCGTGCAGGCCGTTGTAGACCGCCGTCGTCGGGCAGGTCATCAGACATTGCCCCGCGCGGCGCGGCACGGCTTCGACCAGCGCCTGGGTGGCGAAGCCGAACATCAAGACGGCCGCACCCGGTCGCCGGTCGGGCGTTTCGTCCGGTGACAGCCGACGTTCGACTCCCGCTTCGACGTCACAAGCGATGACGCTGGTGCCATAGCCGGTGAACGCGGCCAAGGCCGCCGTCAGCCAATGCTCGTCGTGCGCCGTAACGATCACGCGCGTGAAGCGCATCCGAAACGCTT is a genomic window containing:
- the fhcD gene encoding formylmethanofuran--tetrahydromethanopterin N-formyltransferase, whose translation is MLLNHTEIEDSFAEAFRMRFTRVIVTAHDEHWLTAALAAFTGYGTSVIACDVEAGVERRLSPDETPDRRPGAAVLMFGFATQALVEAVPRRAGQCLMTCPTTAVYNGLHDAEERIALGKHIRYFGDGFQRSKKLAGRRYWRVPVMDGEFLAEDYVGVGKGVAGGNLIIQAAALDAALSSARRAVASLAEMAGVITPFPGGVARSGSKVGSRYKKLRASTAEAYCPTLRGQVETQLHPAANHALEVVIDGIDEAAVARAMAAAVRAATGPDVARIGAGNYGGKLGKFHFKLRDVLGGGD